The Glycine soja cultivar W05 chromosome 15, ASM419377v2, whole genome shotgun sequence region tgattgaaattttttttggttgCATATGTTTGTGATTTGCAATTCCCAACATGAATTTCTAGGAAAGATTTCTCAATCATCAcgagaaaaaaatattcttcctatttgaaaatatattccattaaacatatttaatataattatgttatactACATTgtcaaattttgttatttcttccTTCATTGATCAACTAGTTTTCTTGTCATAAAACTTCATTGTCTATCTCTTTTATATCCTTCcactaaagatttttttttttgaagaaaacacCCTTATGTTATGGagtatttattttacgaaaaacaTGTtactaattaatgaaataattattatttgaaaatggcttatattgttttatgtttcaaaatagATACACACCCACACATAttcttttctaaaaattaatggccataatttcttttcttttcttttcccttttcaatttTACTCTACAAGCAAATGAAGCATCTTTTTAGGGTTCTCCAGGGGTGTTCAAGAGTCAGTTTGATTTGGATTTTAGAACCTTTTTTCCCTAACATGAACCAAACCAAATCGATGATGAATGGGCTAGTTTAGCTTGGGTCACTAGATATttgatcaaaaaataaaaaataaaaatttgtattaaaaaaaagatgactttgtctcaaaattaaacaaataatgttGTCATAAAATAATGTAAGCAACATATTTGAGTGTAAttgacttataaaaaaatagggtAAACTAAGTTTTTTGGccctaaatttttttagatttatgattttggttcCTAAACCTTTTTGTGACCAGTAAAAGTCTATTTTGGTCATTAAGTGATGACGtaacattttgttttattattattttgttaccaTTCATTTTTTGGCAGCTAAAAGTCATCATAAATTGCCTCATCTATGTTCATGTTAAACTGTCATTGTTCAACGGAACCTTAAAATCTCCAAAACTTTTGATTCAATTTTGTCTCATACGGATAatccttatttaaaattgatagaGGTCTTTAGTAAATGTATTAATTTCGAGCAAGCTAACCCATACTTAAACTTGGGTTTTCGTTCAAAAATGAGAGATTATTTGGAAAAAAAGATTTTTGGCATTATTcgcaaacacaattttgtttCCCAAATTTCTCCTTCATTGTTCATCGATCTTCAAGATTGATTGAGGGGTTTTTTTCCCCATGAGTAGACAATCAAAACACATGCTTATATGCTTGATTTTGTTCTCTAAGTTGTAATATCGAAATTCATCTTCCTCACAAAAAATAGTGGTCTGGTTCATCTTTGACCTGCGAGAAGATACATTTCAATCTTGCAGCTCAAACAATGAAATCAAGTATATGTACATGTGCTTTAATCTTCTACATATAAGGAACAAAAAACCTCAATCAATTTTGAAGATCATTGAATAGTGAAGGAGAAATTTGGGaaacaaaattgtgtttttgaACAATGCCCAAAATTgaattctttttcaaataatctgccattttcaatgaaaatcaaAGTTAAAGAAGTATGAGTTTTGCTCGAAATTAATAGATATACTAAAGTCctctaacaattttaaaaaaggatTATCCATACAAATCAAAAATTTTTAGGATTTGAAGGTTTCGTTGAACAATGGAAGTTTAACATGAACATAGATAAAGCGATTTTTGACAGCTAAAAGCGGTcacaaataatttattcattttaaacattcaatttttgACAGTTTTTAGCTATCAAAAAATGaatggtaataaaaaataataataaaatgaatttcacatCATCATTTAACAAccaaaatagacaaaaaaagactaaaagctAAGACGCAAAAAAAGTTGAAAGACTTTAACCAATCGCAAAAAagtttagggaccaaaatcataaatctaaaAAAGTTTAGGAACCAAAAACATAGTTTACCCtaaaaaataacacataattaattgattaaatcataaaactccaactatttaaaataatagatagGAGATAAACCAAATTACCTAACACACACCGTGATTCTGAAGGCAATTTGAAGTGAAATGCAATGAAAAGATTCAAAATGATACACAATAGTAAGTTAAGtgttaaagaataataatagatatataGTTGGTTTGGGTTGGGATGGTCCAAGTTTGGAAAGTGTGAACCTGATACTCGAATCAATCAACGTTGGATTTTCAATTAGTTAGGTTCGGGTCCAACCCGAACAGGAAAAAAACTGAATCAATCTAATTCGATTTTAATTGTTGGATTCTAAAGATTGATTTAGACCAATGAATACCCTAGGGTTATCTATGTTTGAGAACAATTGTCATTATATTCACTAGTTCATTGATATGTTCCACACTTCTCGTCCTACATATTTATCTTCCAGTGCATATTGTTGATGTGGTATTGTATGTTAGCGAGCAATCACTAaagacatattatttttttaagggaaCATTTcaatgattttcctttttgaacTCCTTTAATAGGTTGTGCCACTTATCGATGTACATGATGAtatggttatcaaactctttAGTTAACTTGCTAACTCTTGTGAGTTTATGAGTCCATTTATCCTCTACGAGTTGACTTGTGTgcaaactctttttttagtagactctgGATAAACTTGGTAGAATCTATGGAAACTCGATAGACTCTTGAgtttaccaaaaaatgcatgtcATTTTGGGTTGATTTCTGTGTGTTTAGGGTTCAATATACCATCATTTGGTGTGTTGTTCTTGAATCGAAGAATCTTCACCTTTAACAACAAGAAACTCTTGTTCTCCAATAGTATCAAACCCTCAATAGGAATTCTCTACCATTACTATCACCTCtgcaagttattatctagtagtgatgtattactagacttggttatttaagtattgtgGAATTTATGGTTTgttattttgctttattatgttgttgaaatgtttgattagtatgttatttataggtATTTTGTAAACATGAAGAGTTTATAAAGACTTTGGAACTCTTATTTTTGTTGATAATGAGTTGTAAAATTGATAAACACTAGTCTTGATTAGGATGATTGTTATTGCTATAATACTTGATTGTGTGTGAAGCCATGCATACATGCATCCTAGACTAGAATATGTAATTCAACATGCTCTAATTGATTAACATTGCATTAATTCATGATGATTAGCCTTTGAGAATTGAAACTTTTGTAacttacttttttaaatttctaagtTTCAATTCTGCAACAATATAATTGACTATATGCTAATATAGTAGACTAATTTGTGGCCCTTGTATCTCATAGTTGAGGTAGTGTGCAAATAGTTTACTATCTTAAATATCTAATCAACTATTTGGGTCCGAAGAAATTTTCGCTTTTGCAAACAGTCAACTATATGGGAATATAATCAACTATCTATTCCTTAGGAAACCCATGTGATGCGAATAATAATATAGTTGACTATCTCTATGACGTAATCGACTATTTCTATTCTAAGGctataaaaatgagtttttttgaaGGAACTCGTGTGTGAAACCATTCTCTCATATTTTTCACtatgattttcattgagagagATTTAGAACCTCTAAGTGTCATCACCACTTTGATCCTTTGATTGAAGACTCATTTTTACATGGAATCAATGGATTTATGTGTTGGATCATGAGGAGAAGTTGATACTACATAGGACGTGTTTTCAAACTTTCACATCTTTCACTTATCAGGTGAAATCTTTcctttatttatgttttgattttcGTTTTCATTTGGTGGGTTACTCAACGGTGTTCATGTAGTGGGTTTTCTATATGTAGCTTTTAGTTTTTGATAGGTTTTCAAGGATTAGTGCATTTGTTTGTGAGTTTAGTTGTAACTCAAAGATAATAGTGGAAAGATCCTAGTGGGTTACTATGTAGATTTCTTAGTAATCAAACCAATATAAATTGTATTTGCATCTTTTTCTTTAACCCTTCAACTCTTATATTACTTATTGCTTTAAGTTTCTTAACATTTGTGTGTTGATATTTTGATTTGTATCATTGTGTAATTGTTTAATTGTGATTAAGAAATCAAAGGATATTTGCAACACATCTATTTCTCTTGTTTCAATTGGATTAAAGGAAGATTTTTGAGAAAAGTTTTAATTTGAGTATAAAATCAGTTTAAAACCAATTCATCCCCTTCTTGGTTTGTGATTTCATGAGCAATTATTtctaacatattttattattatttttatattaagtcTATGGAACTTTCACAAGTTTACGTGGACTCTTGACTTTAATAATCTTGCATTGCAAAAGAACAATCAAAATCCTTCCTTTACAATCCTCTTGATCATCTTTAGCAGAACTGTACAGGAACAGCTTGCAGTTTTCAATGATGAGAATAATCACTGCAGTTCATCCATCCTTGTGCTAGTCTCCATAGAGGAAGCTGTAGGATTGGGTAGCTTTCAATGAAGAGGAAGTTCAAGCAGCAGAAACTCTTTCAACAAGTAAATTGTGCCCTCACACCTGAAGTGACAGCATTTTGTGAAGCTACTCAATGGTCAAAATAAAAGAGATCTACAGTGTGGTTTGCACTGGGTATAATAATCTAGTCTTGACCTCTTTGCCCTAATAAGACTAGCTCTGGTAGTGGTAGGATAGGACTATTAGGTCTCTTCCTGATCAGTTCAGCATCTTAATTTCAGTTATACCTGGATGCATATTCTTTGTAGAAGAATACTGGTATCTTTATCAGAGGGCAATTTGCTGAAGATTGATACTGTACATTGGTCCACTTTGTAATATTTTGTAGTCATTTAGCAGATTCCAATACTTTACCTAACCCACCATATGAATATATTTAATTCGTTATATCTAGCAGTTCATGCGTCATGTGTACGCagttatcacattttttttaacatttcagCACAAAGTGGAAggggtattttaaaataaataatttcataaattttctCACGATGCTTATTCCTTCATATACCAATGAATTTTTTGCTCGCCATACTCTAAGTAGGAATACAAAGTACAAAGTATACAATGAAAGTTTgtcattgaaaagaaaaaaagataaatcaaCTTATATTAATTCATTCTATTCTATTCATACAACTGAAGCAATCAGCATATCTTTGTCACAAATTCCGGAGAAAAATCAGAAACAAGCTCATCCTGATGTCATTTCAACTGGTTGAATGCACAGTGCAAGCATCCCCATAGAGatattttcttgaaagaaattagtttttattGCTAAGAGAATCTCTTGACATTGGTACATTGGCTGATCAAACCGCAGGTGGacccaattttttaaaaatatcttatcaaATAATGTCATAGATAATGTCTCCAATCTCACAACAAACACATGAATTGTACTTTACAATTGTATTTATAAGTTTACTGAAATTTTGAAAAGACAGACTCGGATAGGATTTTTGTCACCACTTAATCCCAATATCTGGTTCAAATAATCACCACAAGTCTTGACAAGAACAATTTCCATTTCTGAAGTGATGAAACCTCAAGGAGTCTCTAACAATGATTGTCACACCAACAACCTTAGAAACGTACTTAATGGCATTGTGACAGTCACCACAAATTCTCAGATTCTTGAAAACCCGTATAGATGACTGTCCATTCAAATTGAGTATCCCAAAGGCAACAGCAAGCTTTTCACTGTGGCTGCAAAGACTCTCAGCTTTTTCCTCTTGGTCAATATCTTGCAGAACATAATCAGTATCAGGCTTATATCCAGCCGATTTCATTTTCTCACCCAACTCATCCagaaaattatagattttatcGCTCTCCATGTTGTTTTTGTCTCCAACAACAAAAGTGTGAACTCTATCTCCCACTTGAAGCCAACTACAGCCTGGAGTTTTGGTAATTCCTCTCTCTTTCATCAATATTCTGGCTTCTGAAGCTTCACTCCACAATTTGGCAGTGACAAGGATGTTGAATAATGAAACATAGTTTCCAGGGTTGTTGGGCTCAATTTCAAAGAGTTTATTGGCTGAAATTTTTGCCAACTCCACATTCTTATAAACTCTACAGGCACCAAGTAGTGCTCCCCAAGCACTGGCAGTTGGCTCCATAGGCATTCTCTGTATAAACTCGTATGCCTCGTGAAGCCGACCAGCACGGCTGAAGACATCCACCATGCATGCATAGTGATTAGCATCTGGTTCTACTAGATGATCCCTACCCATTGAATTAAATATCTGGAGTCCTTCCTCTACTAGCCTTGAGTGGCTACAACCAGACAAAACACCAGTAAAAGTGACAGAATTGGGCTTGATCCCTGACTGAAGCAtgctctcaaagagcaaaagcACTTCTTTTCCATTcccatgcattgcatttgcaatGATCATCGTGTTCCAAGCAACAACATCCTTTCTGCATATCATATCAAAAACATTCCTTGAAAGATTCAAGTCACCACATTTAGCATACATGTATACTAGCGCCGTCATTGCTGTTAAGTCCCCAATTAACCAATGCCTAAAGACATAGCAGTGTACCTCCTTGCCCATCCTCAAGCTTTCTAAAATAGAGCAAGCTGGTAAGAAACTACTAATTGTGATCTGATTAGGTTTAAATCCCAAATTTTGCATCTTCCTAAGCATCTCCACTGCCTTCTCTGTTTGCCCATTTTCCATGCAGCCCCCTATAACAGCATTCCATGTAGCTTCATCTGCTTTGACTCCTTTGCTGCTCATCTGGGAAAACAAGGCAAGACCCTTCTCATATTCTCTGTTTGTGAAGTATGCTGTTAAAACTCCATTCCAAGACACAACATCTCGATGAGGCATCAAATCAAATACTAGCCTAGCTTGTTTCACACTTAAACATCTTGCATACAGGCTCACAAGTGCACTGcaaacaaacaaattttcaatCATCCCATGTCTCACTGCAAATCCATGAATAGCCCTTCCAGACTTCAAATCTTTCAATTCTGAGCACGCAGGCAAAATGCTAGACAGAGTCACCGAATTCGGCTTCACCCCATTCCATCCCATTTCGCAAAAAACAGCCAGGCCCAGCCTAGGCAATCCACAATTAACATAACATGATGACATCGAGGTCCAAGAAACCACATCTTTCACAACCAAATCATCAAAAACCCGCCTTGCACCTTCTACGCATTTACACTTCCCATAGGCATGAATCAATGCATTGCCCAGGAAAGCATCCGACATCATCCCACATCGAATGGCATCATCATGAACCTCCTTGACTCTCGAGGCATCACCAGAGGCACCACAAGCCTTGGCAACAGCCAGAAACACTGAGTTGTGGGGTTTGATCCCACGTGCCCGGAGTGAAGCATAGAGCCGTATGGCCTCATTTGGAAGTCCACGGGTGGTGAACGCTGAAATTAATGTGGAACAAGTGGTGGGGTCTGGTTGAGGAATATTATCAAACAGTTGTTGGGCACGCCTGAAATCACCCACATTTAGAGCTGCCTTAAGAAGCCTGTGACCCAAGTGAGATGGGATGTTAGTGGGCACAGAGGGAGCCACCTTTGTTGAAGTTAGCTGCTTCCAGATGGAAGAGGATTGAGTTGAGTGTGTGATGCTGAAGAAAGGTGGCAAGACAAAGCCAAATACTACACAGTTGCACACTCTTCAATTGGATCCATTCTTGTAGTCGGATTCGGCGTTCGGGTCGGGTAAATTTAAAATTGGTATTCTTGTATTGTAACACTGTTTGACTTTGACTACTAACCTCTTTTTAAAAAGGTAATTGTTTTTCGTTAAaagttttttagaaaaaaaattaagagataataattttaaaaaataaaattaatctacataccttaaataataataatgtaattgattagtgtgtgtgtatataacataattaaaactaaaaagagcTAATACTttttcaaatgataaaaaataattttagaagtgcattaaaaagaatttaattggtGTTATTTAGACATATGGTAATAAATCGTCTTTTTTTTCaagatttattcttttttttttttttgatgagGAGGGTTAAGAAGTGATCATGATCCATCTCGCAATTAGGAATGAAAAAGTGTACTTAGATTTTATagttattcaaaaaaatatccacaagtaaaaaagataattacttCTATACTTAGACAGAGTATGGGACAAATATTTACTTACAAATTTACACAGGCATGGGTATGGATATAGGTACTATAGTATTCATTCCACGTTGTCCCGCACAtgtcatatatatttaattatttatttatttataattataatgtgttacattaataaataatatatattaatttaattttatgtgaaaaaataattatgcatgtttttaattttgtgacTAATAATCTAACAATAACAAAGACATAAAATTTCCGAGTGGATCCTTAAATCTAATCCCTTCATTTGTGACTAATATTCTATTGATAGTTTTAAGTATTGTTTTTATAGTCTAATCCTTAGTCTTATTATCATGTTTTAGT contains the following coding sequences:
- the LOC114386251 gene encoding putative pentatricopeptide repeat-containing protein At3g13770, mitochondrial, which produces MPVVCNCVVFGFVLPPFFSITHSTQSSSIWKQLTSTKVAPSVPTNIPSHLGHRLLKAALNVGDFRRAQQLFDNIPQPDPTTCSTLISAFTTRGLPNEAIRLYASLRARGIKPHNSVFLAVAKACGASGDASRVKEVHDDAIRCGMMSDAFLGNALIHAYGKCKCVEGARRVFDDLVVKDVVSWTSMSSCYVNCGLPRLGLAVFCEMGWNGVKPNSVTLSSILPACSELKDLKSGRAIHGFAVRHGMIENLFVCSALVSLYARCLSVKQARLVFDLMPHRDVVSWNGVLTAYFTNREYEKGLALFSQMSSKGVKADEATWNAVIGGCMENGQTEKAVEMLRKMQNLGFKPNQITISSFLPACSILESLRMGKEVHCYVFRHWLIGDLTAMTALVYMYAKCGDLNLSRNVFDMICRKDVVAWNTMIIANAMHGNGKEVLLLFESMLQSGIKPNSVTFTGVLSGCSHSRLVEEGLQIFNSMGRDHLVEPDANHYACMVDVFSRAGRLHEAYEFIQRMPMEPTASAWGALLGACRVYKNVELAKISANKLFEIEPNNPGNYVSLFNILVTAKLWSEASEARILMKERGITKTPGCSWLQVGDRVHTFVVGDKNNMESDKIYNFLDELGEKMKSAGYKPDTDYVLQDIDQEEKAESLCSHSEKLAVAFGILNLNGQSSIRVFKNLRICGDCHNAIKYVSKVVGVTIIVRDSLRFHHFRNGNCSCQDLW